From a region of the Oryza sativa Japonica Group chromosome 6, ASM3414082v1 genome:
- the LOC4341774 gene encoding myb family transcription factor IPN2 isoform X1 encodes MFPSSSPSPSPSSSKKQQQLSGGVGVGGAAAAASSNDRPPLCVQGDSGLVLTTDPKPRLRWTVELHDRFVDAVTQLGGPDKATPKTIMRVMGVKGLTLYHLKSHLQKFRLGKQHKDFNDHSVKDAMDMQRNAASSSGIMGRSMNDRSVHVNEALRMKMEVQRRFHEQLEVQKHLQMRVEAQGKYMQTILEKAYQAISSSGDCATWHAGYKSLGSQAVLDIGSSMSFPSLQDDLQLYGGSHLDHLHQQHEQMEIRPSIDTFLAFNYSSSTGKSPMVWPGADDGGGEPAKISGDHQLQMAAPATTTMMMEAITMSGGDSMGSKGFEGQMSSKLDMRSPPPQQTVLPVGSERMSSPIVGAKARNISYG; translated from the exons ATGttcccttcttcttctccttctccttctccttcctcctccaagaagcagcagcagctcagtggcggcgtcggcgtcggcggcgccgcggcggcggcgagctcgaatGATCGGCCGCCGTTGTGCGTCCAGGGTGACTCCGGCCTCGTCCTCACCACCGACCCCAAGCCACGCCTCCGCTGGACCGTCGAGCTCCATGACCGCTTCGTCGACGCCGTCACCCAGCTCGGAGGCCCGGACA AGGCGACTCCAAAGACGATCATGAGGGTTATGGGAGTCAAGGGACTCACACTTTACCATCTCAAGAGCCATCTTCAG AAATTCAGACTTGGGAAGCAGCACAAGGATTTCAACGACCACTCGGTTAAGGATG CAATGGACATGCAACGGAATGCAGCGTCTTCTTCGGGCATCATGGGAAGAAGCATGAATGa CCGCAGCGTGCATGTGAATGAGGCACTAAGGATGAAGATGGAAGTTCAGAGAAGATTCCATGAACAATTAGAG GTGCAAAAGCACCTTCAGATGAGGGTTGAGGCCCAGGGGAAATACATGCAGACCATCCTGGAGAAAGCATACCAAGCCATCTCGTCCTCAGGAGATTGCGCCACGTGGCACGCAGGATACAAATCTCTAGGCAGCCAAGCTGTCCTTGACATTGGCAGCTCCATGAGCTTCCCTTCTCTGCAAGATGATCTGCAGTTATATGGAGGAAGCCATCTAGATCACCTGCATCAGCAGCATGAGCAGATGGAGATCAGGCCATCAATTGATACCTTCTTGGCATTCAATTACAGCTCCAGTACTGGGAAGAGCCCAATGGTGTggcccggcgccgacgacggcggcggcgagccggcgaagATCTCCGGCGATCATCAGCTCcagatggcggcgccggcgacgacgacgatgatgatggaGGCCATCACCATGTCAGGAGGAGACTCCATGGGCAGTAAGGGGTTTGAGGGTCAGATGAGCTCTAAGCTTGACATGAGATCACCACCTCCACAGCAAACAGTGCTACCTGTAGGAAGTGAGAGGATGAGTAGTCCAATTGTTGGAGCCAAGGCTAGGAACATCTCCTATGGGTAA
- the LOC4341774 gene encoding myb family transcription factor IPN2 isoform X2, producing the protein MFPSSSPSPSPSSSKKQQQLSGGVGVGGAAAAASSNDRPPLCVQGDSGLVLTTDPKPRLRWTVELHDRFVDAVTQLGGPDKATPKTIMRVMGVKGLTLYHLKSHLQKFRLGKQHKDFNDHSVKDAMDMQRNAASSSGIMGRSMNDVHVNEALRMKMEVQRRFHEQLEVQKHLQMRVEAQGKYMQTILEKAYQAISSSGDCATWHAGYKSLGSQAVLDIGSSMSFPSLQDDLQLYGGSHLDHLHQQHEQMEIRPSIDTFLAFNYSSSTGKSPMVWPGADDGGGEPAKISGDHQLQMAAPATTTMMMEAITMSGGDSMGSKGFEGQMSSKLDMRSPPPQQTVLPVGSERMSSPIVGAKARNISYG; encoded by the exons ATGttcccttcttcttctccttctccttctccttcctcctccaagaagcagcagcagctcagtggcggcgtcggcgtcggcggcgccgcggcggcggcgagctcgaatGATCGGCCGCCGTTGTGCGTCCAGGGTGACTCCGGCCTCGTCCTCACCACCGACCCCAAGCCACGCCTCCGCTGGACCGTCGAGCTCCATGACCGCTTCGTCGACGCCGTCACCCAGCTCGGAGGCCCGGACA AGGCGACTCCAAAGACGATCATGAGGGTTATGGGAGTCAAGGGACTCACACTTTACCATCTCAAGAGCCATCTTCAG AAATTCAGACTTGGGAAGCAGCACAAGGATTTCAACGACCACTCGGTTAAGGATG CAATGGACATGCAACGGAATGCAGCGTCTTCTTCGGGCATCATGGGAAGAAGCATGAATGa CGTGCATGTGAATGAGGCACTAAGGATGAAGATGGAAGTTCAGAGAAGATTCCATGAACAATTAGAG GTGCAAAAGCACCTTCAGATGAGGGTTGAGGCCCAGGGGAAATACATGCAGACCATCCTGGAGAAAGCATACCAAGCCATCTCGTCCTCAGGAGATTGCGCCACGTGGCACGCAGGATACAAATCTCTAGGCAGCCAAGCTGTCCTTGACATTGGCAGCTCCATGAGCTTCCCTTCTCTGCAAGATGATCTGCAGTTATATGGAGGAAGCCATCTAGATCACCTGCATCAGCAGCATGAGCAGATGGAGATCAGGCCATCAATTGATACCTTCTTGGCATTCAATTACAGCTCCAGTACTGGGAAGAGCCCAATGGTGTggcccggcgccgacgacggcggcggcgagccggcgaagATCTCCGGCGATCATCAGCTCcagatggcggcgccggcgacgacgacgatgatgatggaGGCCATCACCATGTCAGGAGGAGACTCCATGGGCAGTAAGGGGTTTGAGGGTCAGATGAGCTCTAAGCTTGACATGAGATCACCACCTCCACAGCAAACAGTGCTACCTGTAGGAAGTGAGAGGATGAGTAGTCCAATTGTTGGAGCCAAGGCTAGGAACATCTCCTATGGGTAA